Proteins encoded together in one Mycobacterium noviomagense window:
- a CDS encoding NAD(P)/FAD-dependent oxidoreductase, producing the protein MAAPRTFAIVGGGLAGAKAAEALRDKGFDGQIVLFCEEQYLPYERPPLSKEFLAGKKSLSDFTVHDDSWYRDHEVDLRLGTRVSSLDPASHSVGLPDGSTVGCDKLLLATGSRSRRLPIPGSDAGGVYYLRTFDDGAALNSVLAEGSSLAVVGAGWIGLEVAASARQRGVNVTVVETAKQPLMGALGAEAGEVFATLHRDHGVDLRLQAQVEEISTAGGAPIGLRLRDGSTISADAVLVAVGAQPNIELAEQCGLAMGEGGVLVDASLQTSDPDIYAVGDIAAAEHPLFHTRIRTEHWANALKQPAVAAAGMLGEPTEYSELPYFFTDQYDLGMEYVGHAPDYQRVVFRGDVKGREFVTFWLDGSGRVLAGMNVNVWDVLDDIKALVRSRTPIDIAKLTDPQAALADLVS; encoded by the coding sequence ATGGCCGCACCGCGCACCTTTGCCATTGTCGGAGGCGGGCTTGCCGGGGCGAAAGCAGCAGAAGCATTGCGGGACAAAGGTTTTGATGGTCAAATTGTCTTGTTCTGCGAAGAGCAGTATCTGCCCTATGAGCGCCCGCCGCTGTCCAAGGAGTTTCTGGCCGGCAAGAAGTCGCTGAGCGACTTCACCGTGCACGACGACTCCTGGTACCGCGACCACGAGGTCGACCTGCGGCTGGGTACCCGCGTCTCGTCGCTGGATCCGGCGTCCCACTCCGTCGGGCTGCCCGACGGCAGCACCGTCGGGTGCGACAAGCTGCTGCTGGCCACCGGATCACGCTCGCGGCGCCTGCCGATACCCGGTTCCGATGCTGGCGGTGTGTACTATTTGCGCACGTTCGACGACGGGGCGGCATTGAATTCTGTTTTGGCTGAGGGGTCTTCGCTCGCCGTTGTCGGTGCCGGCTGGATCGGTCTGGAGGTGGCCGCCAGTGCGCGCCAGCGTGGCGTGAACGTCACCGTCGTCGAGACCGCCAAGCAGCCACTGATGGGCGCGCTCGGCGCGGAGGCGGGTGAGGTCTTCGCCACCTTGCATCGTGACCACGGTGTCGACCTTCGGCTGCAGGCGCAGGTGGAAGAGATCTCCACGGCCGGGGGCGCGCCCATCGGGCTGCGGCTGCGCGACGGGTCGACGATCAGCGCCGACGCGGTGCTGGTGGCTGTCGGGGCACAGCCCAACATCGAGTTGGCGGAGCAGTGCGGGCTCGCGATGGGTGAGGGCGGTGTGCTGGTCGATGCGTCCCTGCAGACCAGCGATCCCGACATCTACGCGGTCGGCGACATCGCCGCCGCCGAACATCCGTTGTTCCACACCCGGATCCGCACCGAGCACTGGGCCAATGCGCTCAAACAGCCGGCGGTCGCCGCGGCCGGCATGCTGGGCGAGCCGACCGAATACAGTGAACTGCCCTACTTCTTCACCGATCAGTACGACTTGGGCATGGAGTATGTCGGCCACGCTCCCGACTACCAACGGGTAGTGTTCCGCGGCGACGTCAAGGGCCGCGAGTTCGTCACCTTCTGGCTCGACGGCAGCGGCCGGGTGCTGGCCGGGATGAACGTGAACGTCTGGGATGTGCTCGACGACATCAAGGCCTTGGTCCGGTCCAGGACGCCCATCGACATCGCGAAACTGACCGATCCGCAGGCCGCGTTGGCTGACTTGGTGAGCTGA
- a CDS encoding DUF72 domain-containing protein, with the protein MTVRIGTSGWSYDHWADVLYPPGLPCARRLGRYIEVFDTVELNASFYRWPKDSTFAGWRERLPDGFTMSVKAHRGLTHYRRLAAPEPWIERFDRCWKALGDRAGVLLVQLHPGQQRDDERLDSFLASVPTSIRVALELRHPSWNDPAVYTLLEKRRAAYVVMSGARLACIPRATADFVYVRMHGPDPDSMYSGSYPDKELRQWAKRIADWDGEGRDVWMYFNNDPHGHAVRNALFLRGLLS; encoded by the coding sequence GTGACCGTGCGGATCGGCACCTCCGGATGGTCCTATGACCACTGGGCCGACGTGCTCTACCCGCCGGGTCTGCCATGCGCACGCCGGCTTGGCCGCTACATCGAAGTATTCGACACCGTCGAGCTCAACGCCAGTTTCTATCGCTGGCCCAAGGATTCGACCTTCGCCGGGTGGCGTGAGCGGTTGCCGGACGGATTCACGATGTCGGTCAAGGCGCATCGCGGACTGACCCACTACCGTCGGCTGGCTGCTCCCGAGCCGTGGATCGAGCGATTCGACCGCTGCTGGAAGGCGCTCGGTGACCGGGCCGGTGTGCTGCTGGTGCAACTGCATCCCGGGCAGCAGCGCGATGACGAGCGCCTCGATTCCTTCCTGGCCAGCGTGCCGACTTCGATACGGGTGGCCCTCGAGCTACGTCACCCGTCGTGGAACGACCCCGCGGTCTACACCCTGCTGGAAAAGCGGCGTGCTGCCTATGTGGTGATGAGCGGCGCCCGGCTAGCGTGCATCCCCAGGGCCACCGCCGATTTCGTCTACGTCCGCATGCACGGCCCCGACCCTGACTCGATGTACTCCGGCTCCTATCCCGACAAGGAGCTGCGACAGTGGGCGAAGCGGATTGCCGACTGGGACGGTGAGGGCCGAGACGTCTGGATGTACTTCAACAACGACCCGCACGGCCACGCCGTGCGCAATGCACTTTTCCTGCGAGGGCTTTTGAGTTGA
- a CDS encoding HhH-GDP family DNA glycosylase — protein sequence MDERKQLVRRLLKVAGTTYAAEAGVRLSDKPMPLFQLLVLCMLASKPIDAAIAMRAGRELFKKGLRTPKAVLAADRQTMIRAFGRAHYVRYDESSATRLTDMAERLRDEYSGDLRELARASDHDVRTAARLLKKFKGIGDTGADIYLREIQDVWTWVRPYFDTRATGAAKKLGLPSDPTELGSLAPRDNARLAAALVRVSLDDELRRQVTG from the coding sequence ATGGACGAGCGGAAACAGCTGGTGCGCCGGCTGCTGAAGGTCGCCGGCACCACATATGCGGCGGAGGCGGGAGTCCGGCTCAGCGACAAGCCGATGCCGCTGTTTCAGCTTCTGGTGCTGTGCATGCTGGCCAGCAAGCCGATCGACGCGGCGATCGCGATGCGCGCCGGGCGGGAGTTGTTCAAGAAGGGGTTGCGCACACCGAAAGCCGTTCTGGCGGCGGATCGACAGACGATGATCCGCGCGTTCGGCCGCGCCCACTACGTGCGCTACGACGAAAGCTCGGCCACCCGGCTCACCGACATGGCCGAACGACTCCGCGACGAGTACTCGGGGGATCTCCGCGAATTGGCCCGCGCCAGCGACCACGACGTGCGAACGGCCGCCCGACTGCTGAAGAAGTTCAAGGGCATCGGCGACACCGGTGCCGACATCTACCTGCGCGAAATCCAGGACGTGTGGACCTGGGTGCGGCCGTATTTCGACACGCGCGCTACCGGCGCCGCCAAGAAGCTCGGTTTGCCCAGCGATCCAACGGAATTGGGCTCTCTGGCGCCACGTGACAACGCGCGGCTGGCCGCCGCGTTGGTACGGGTATCGCTGGACGACGAACTGCGCCGGCAGGTGACCGGTTGA
- a CDS encoding TfoX/Sxy family protein: MAYDTELAERIRELVDPLRGVEEKPMFGGLAFLINGNMSVAASGQGGLLVWVPPEDADKLLARQHVNAMVMRGREARGWLRVDADAVNTKRQLQSWVTRGTDYARSLPPK; the protein is encoded by the coding sequence ATGGCCTACGACACCGAACTTGCCGAGCGGATCCGCGAACTGGTAGACCCGCTACGGGGCGTGGAGGAAAAGCCGATGTTCGGCGGGCTGGCCTTCTTGATCAACGGCAATATGTCCGTGGCCGCCAGCGGTCAGGGCGGGCTGCTGGTGTGGGTGCCGCCGGAAGACGCCGACAAACTGCTCGCCCGGCAGCATGTGAACGCCATGGTCATGCGGGGCCGGGAAGCCCGCGGCTGGCTGCGCGTGGACGCCGACGCCGTGAACACCAAACGTCAGCTGCAGAGCTGGGTTACCCGCGGTACCGATTACGCCCGCAGCCTGCCGCCGAAGTGA
- a CDS encoding nitroreductase family deazaflavin-dependent oxidoreductase: MTDRQDLKRRVVSAGQRLVVNPVARRLPLTMIETIGRKTGQPRRTPVGGRLINNQFWIVSEHGEHSQYVRNIKANPAVRVRINGDWHTGIAHLLPDDDPIQRLRNLPRLNSAAVRAMGTDLLTIRVDLD, encoded by the coding sequence ATGACAGATCGACAAGACCTGAAACGGCGGGTCGTGAGCGCTGGGCAACGTCTGGTCGTCAATCCGGTGGCCAGGCGGCTGCCGCTGACCATGATCGAAACCATCGGCCGCAAGACCGGGCAGCCAAGGCGCACCCCGGTCGGCGGCCGCCTGATCAACAACCAGTTCTGGATCGTGTCCGAGCACGGGGAGCACTCCCAGTACGTCCGCAACATCAAGGCCAACCCCGCGGTGCGGGTGCGGATCAACGGCGACTGGCACACCGGTATCGCGCACTTGCTGCCCGACGACGACCCGATCCAGCGGTTGCGCAACCTGCCGCGGCTCAACAGCGCCGCCGTGCGGGCGATGGGAACCGACCTGCTGACGATTCGCGTGGATTTGGACTGA
- the lipQ gene encoding esterase LipQ: MLREGRRLLGQLAADPMRSALLLRASPSAVGWFAGWLSSEFGPQVLTGQALSGITPLSVGRVATAWAAQGAEQILTAALGEGLGTNYCEMVCHPLGDHHGCPRRDGLLHMAGHRRRYTAQTTDIAYGPAGHDNLLDIWRHPSYPQPGERPAPVLVQVPGGAWVINGKRGQAYPLMSRMVELGWICVSIDYRKSPRNAWPAHIIDVKRAIAWVRANIADYGGDPGFIAITGGSAGGHLASLAALTANHSRFQPGFEAADTTVQAAVPYYGVYDLTDATNMHATMLPFLEHFVMQRRYADNPELFKSASPISYAHSGAPPFFVLHGQNDSVIPSRQARAFCAALREAGTRTVCYGELPNAHHAFDIVATVRSRLVADAVAAFLGVIYRRYVASRADRLRAQIAPAG, translated from the coding sequence GTGCTACGAGAAGGACGACGGCTACTCGGACAGTTGGCGGCCGACCCGATGCGCAGTGCGCTGCTGTTGCGAGCTTCGCCGTCCGCGGTGGGCTGGTTTGCGGGGTGGCTTTCTTCGGAGTTTGGCCCGCAGGTACTTACCGGGCAAGCGTTGTCCGGGATAACCCCGCTCTCGGTAGGTCGTGTGGCGACCGCCTGGGCGGCGCAGGGGGCGGAACAAATTCTCACCGCGGCGCTGGGTGAAGGCCTCGGGACCAACTACTGCGAGATGGTTTGCCATCCGCTCGGCGACCACCACGGCTGTCCCCGCCGGGATGGCCTGTTGCACATGGCCGGGCACCGCCGCCGCTACACCGCGCAGACAACGGATATCGCCTACGGACCGGCCGGTCACGACAATCTGCTGGACATCTGGCGGCACCCCAGCTACCCCCAGCCGGGCGAACGTCCGGCACCGGTGCTGGTGCAGGTCCCAGGCGGCGCGTGGGTGATCAACGGTAAACGCGGTCAGGCATATCCGCTCATGAGCCGGATGGTGGAGCTGGGCTGGATCTGCGTGTCGATCGATTACCGCAAGAGTCCCCGCAACGCGTGGCCGGCACACATCATCGACGTGAAGCGAGCGATCGCCTGGGTTCGCGCGAACATCGCCGACTACGGCGGTGATCCCGGCTTCATCGCGATCACCGGTGGTTCTGCCGGAGGGCACCTGGCTTCATTGGCCGCGCTCACCGCGAATCATTCCCGGTTCCAGCCGGGTTTCGAAGCGGCCGACACGACCGTGCAGGCGGCCGTGCCGTACTACGGCGTGTACGACCTCACCGATGCCACCAACATGCACGCAACGATGCTGCCGTTTCTCGAGCATTTCGTCATGCAACGCCGCTACGCCGACAACCCCGAGCTGTTTAAGTCGGCGTCGCCGATTTCGTATGCCCACAGCGGGGCTCCGCCATTCTTCGTGCTGCACGGCCAGAACGATTCGGTGATTCCCAGTAGACAGGCCCGGGCCTTTTGCGCAGCGCTGCGCGAGGCCGGGACACGCACCGTGTGCTATGGCGAGCTTCCCAACGCGCACCACGCTTTTGACATCGTCGCTACTGTCCGCTCACGCCTGGTTGCCGACGCCGTCGCGGCTTTCCTTGGTGTGATCTACCGTCGGTATGTCGCCTCGCGCGCGGATAGATTGCGCGCCCAGATAGCTCCCGCCGGCTGA
- the lon gene encoding endopeptidase La: MAEAISVPVLFVSDPIVLPGMVVPIALDDAARAAVDAARASESGKLLMAPRLDDRYPSYGVLAAILQVGRIAGGNAAAIVRGERRAHIGTGSSGPGSALWVEVHEVVEPEPTEKIRKLAADYKKLLLAMLQRREAWELVDMVNRLNDPSALADMAGYASYLSDVQKRQLLETEDVGERLQVLIDWTGEHLAEVEVTDKIAEDVRAGVEKQQKEFLLRQQLAAIRKELGEGEPDGSDDYRARIEAADLPEKVREAALREVGKLERASEQSPESGWIRTWLDTVLDLPWNVRTEDSTDLKAAREILDADHHGLDDVKDRIVEYLAVRARRAQRGLQVVGGRGSGAVMALAGPPGVGKTSLGESVARALGRKFVRVALGGVRDEAEIRGHRRTYVGALPGRIVRAIGETSSMNPVVLLDEIDKIGSDFRGDPAAALLEVLDPAQNHTFRDHYLDLDLDLSDVVFLATANVVENIPSALLDRMELVAIDGYTEDDKLAIARDFLLPRQRERAGLSADEVSVTEAALRKIAADYTREPGVRQFERLLAKALRKVATKLAEGSDAPVVVDESDLVGYLGRPRFTSESAERTAVPGVATGLAVTGLGGDVLYIEASANDGEPGLQLTGQLGDVMKESAQIALSYVRSHAEELGVDPSKLDRRIHVHVPAGAVPKDGPSAGVTMVTALVSMATGRQVRADVGMTGEVTLNGRVLPIGGVKQKLLAAQRAGLSTVFIPARNEPDLDDVPAEVLEALEVKPMTDVAEIVAQALEPARKKAEVAAAAA; this comes from the coding sequence ATGGCTGAAGCCATATCAGTGCCGGTTTTATTTGTCAGCGATCCGATCGTGCTGCCGGGAATGGTTGTGCCGATCGCGCTTGACGACGCCGCGCGGGCGGCGGTCGACGCGGCCCGCGCCAGCGAGTCGGGCAAGCTGCTGATGGCGCCCCGGCTCGACGACCGCTACCCTTCCTACGGGGTGTTGGCGGCGATCCTTCAGGTCGGCCGCATCGCCGGCGGAAATGCCGCGGCGATCGTGCGCGGTGAGCGTCGGGCCCACATCGGCACCGGCAGCAGCGGACCGGGTTCGGCACTGTGGGTCGAGGTGCACGAGGTGGTCGAGCCCGAGCCCACGGAAAAGATCCGCAAGCTGGCCGCCGACTACAAGAAGCTGCTGCTGGCCATGCTGCAACGACGCGAAGCCTGGGAACTGGTCGACATGGTCAACCGGCTGAACGACCCGTCGGCGCTGGCGGACATGGCGGGCTACGCGTCGTATCTGAGCGACGTGCAGAAACGGCAGCTGCTGGAAACCGAAGACGTCGGCGAGCGACTGCAGGTGCTGATCGACTGGACCGGCGAGCACCTGGCCGAGGTCGAGGTCACCGACAAGATCGCCGAAGACGTGCGCGCCGGCGTGGAGAAGCAGCAGAAGGAGTTTCTGCTGCGCCAGCAGCTGGCAGCGATCCGCAAGGAACTGGGCGAAGGTGAGCCCGACGGTTCCGACGACTACCGGGCTCGCATCGAAGCCGCCGATCTGCCGGAGAAGGTGCGCGAGGCCGCGCTGCGCGAGGTCGGCAAGCTCGAGCGTGCCAGCGAGCAGAGCCCGGAGAGCGGCTGGATCCGGACCTGGCTGGACACCGTCTTGGATCTGCCGTGGAACGTGCGCACCGAGGACTCCACGGACCTGAAGGCGGCGCGAGAGATCTTGGACGCCGACCACCACGGTCTGGACGACGTCAAGGACCGCATCGTGGAATACCTCGCGGTGCGGGCGCGTCGCGCCCAGCGCGGGTTGCAGGTCGTCGGCGGTCGCGGCTCGGGTGCGGTGATGGCGCTGGCGGGCCCGCCCGGCGTCGGCAAGACGTCGCTGGGTGAGAGTGTCGCCCGGGCGCTGGGCCGCAAGTTCGTGCGGGTCGCGTTGGGCGGCGTGCGCGACGAGGCCGAGATCCGCGGGCACCGGCGCACCTACGTGGGTGCGCTGCCCGGCCGGATCGTGCGCGCGATCGGCGAGACCAGCTCGATGAATCCCGTTGTGCTGCTTGATGAAATCGACAAGATCGGCTCCGACTTCCGCGGCGATCCCGCCGCGGCGCTGCTGGAGGTGCTCGACCCCGCGCAAAACCACACCTTCCGCGACCACTACCTGGACCTGGATCTGGACCTGTCCGATGTGGTGTTCCTGGCGACCGCCAACGTCGTCGAGAACATCCCGTCGGCACTGCTGGACCGGATGGAGCTGGTGGCTATCGACGGGTACACCGAGGACGACAAGCTGGCGATCGCCCGCGACTTCCTGTTGCCGCGGCAACGCGAGCGGGCGGGTCTGAGCGCCGATGAGGTCAGCGTGACCGAGGCCGCGCTGCGCAAGATCGCCGCCGACTACACGCGCGAGCCGGGTGTGCGGCAGTTCGAGCGGCTGCTGGCCAAGGCGCTGCGCAAGGTGGCGACAAAGCTGGCCGAGGGTAGCGACGCCCCGGTGGTGGTCGACGAGTCGGACCTGGTCGGCTACCTGGGCCGCCCACGGTTCACCTCGGAGTCGGCCGAACGCACGGCGGTGCCTGGCGTGGCGACCGGTCTGGCGGTCACCGGGCTGGGCGGCGATGTGCTCTACATCGAGGCCAGCGCCAACGACGGCGAACCGGGACTGCAGCTGACCGGTCAGCTCGGTGACGTGATGAAGGAGTCCGCGCAGATCGCGCTGTCCTATGTCCGTTCGCACGCCGAGGAATTGGGCGTCGACCCGTCGAAGCTGGACCGGCGCATCCACGTGCACGTGCCGGCGGGCGCGGTGCCCAAGGACGGTCCGTCGGCCGGTGTGACGATGGTGACCGCGTTGGTGTCGATGGCCACCGGACGGCAAGTCCGCGCCGACGTCGGAATGACCGGCGAGGTGACGCTGAACGGGCGCGTGCTGCCGATCGGCGGCGTCAAGCAGAAACTGCTGGCCGCCCAGCGGGCCGGGCTGTCAACGGTGTTTATCCCGGCGCGCAACGAGCCTGACCTCGACGACGTACCCGCTGAAGTGCTCGAGGCGCTGGAGGTCAAGCCGATGACCGACGTCGCCGAAATCGTCGCGCAAGCCCTGGAACCGGCCCGAAAAAAGGCTGAGGTAGCTGCCGCAGCCGCCTAG
- a CDS encoding FdhF/YdeP family oxidoreductase codes for MAGRTRRQRDIDVTYDEHALATTGPEREAAGLKAVLVSMQRGLASMGAVRTAASLLRLNQRQGFDCPGCAWPEEPGGRKIAEFCENGAKAVAEEATKRVVTPEFFARHSIADLEGRPEFWLSQQGRLTHPMVLRPGDDHYRPISWPQAYQLIADELRALDDPNQAVFYTSGRTSNEAAFLYQLMVRCFGTNNLPDCSNMCHESSGAALSESIGIGKGSVTVEDVANADLIVIAGQNPGTNHPRMLSVLEKAKANGARIVAVNPLPEAGLIRFKDPQKVHGLLGHGVPIADEFVQIRIGGDMALFAGLGRLLLEADDRAPGSVVDRDFIAAHCANFEAYEANTRAVDLDTVVEATGVDRQQLERVAAMMAASQRTVVCWAMGLTQHRHAVPMIAEITNVLLLRGMIGKPGAGVCPVRGHSNVQGDRTMGIWEQMPEAFLAALDRRFGIVSPRDHGLDTVNAIRAMRDGRAKVFMGMGGNFALATPDTAVTEAALRNCSLTVQVSTKLNRSHVVHGATALILPSLGRTDRDIQNGVKQQVSVEDSMSMVHLSRGSLQPPSDQVRSEVAIVCQLARTLLGPDHPVPWETFNADYDTIRDAIADVVPGCEDYNTKVRRPDGFQLPHPPRDAREFPTSTGKANFIVNPLQWVPVPPGRLVLQTLRSHDQYNTTIYGLDDRYRGVKGGRRVVFVNPVDLEAFGLTEGDRVDLVSEFMGVDGQLQERRAKDFMVVGYQTPVGNAAAYYPETNPLVALDHVAVKSNTPVSKAIVIRLEPAQWAG; via the coding sequence GTGGCGGGTCGAACGCGTCGGCAACGGGACATCGACGTGACCTACGACGAGCACGCGCTGGCCACGACGGGCCCCGAACGTGAGGCCGCCGGCCTCAAGGCGGTGTTGGTGTCCATGCAGCGTGGCCTAGCCTCCATGGGCGCGGTGCGCACGGCGGCGTCGCTGCTGCGGCTGAACCAGCGTCAGGGGTTCGACTGCCCAGGTTGCGCCTGGCCGGAAGAACCGGGTGGCCGCAAAATCGCTGAGTTCTGCGAAAACGGCGCCAAGGCCGTCGCCGAGGAGGCCACCAAGCGCGTCGTCACCCCGGAGTTCTTCGCGCGGCACTCGATCGCCGACCTCGAAGGGCGACCGGAGTTTTGGCTGTCGCAGCAGGGTCGGCTGACCCATCCCATGGTGTTGCGTCCGGGCGACGACCACTACCGCCCGATCAGCTGGCCCCAGGCCTATCAGTTGATCGCCGACGAGCTGCGCGCGCTCGACGACCCGAACCAGGCGGTGTTCTACACCTCGGGGCGAACCAGCAACGAGGCCGCGTTTCTCTATCAGCTGATGGTGCGGTGCTTCGGCACCAACAACCTGCCGGACTGCTCGAACATGTGCCACGAGTCCTCCGGCGCGGCGCTGAGCGAATCGATCGGCATCGGCAAGGGCTCCGTGACCGTCGAGGACGTCGCCAACGCCGACCTGATCGTGATCGCGGGGCAGAATCCGGGCACCAACCATCCCCGGATGCTGTCGGTCCTGGAGAAGGCCAAGGCCAACGGTGCCCGCATCGTCGCGGTCAACCCGCTGCCGGAGGCCGGGCTGATCCGGTTCAAAGACCCGCAGAAAGTACACGGGCTGCTCGGACATGGCGTTCCGATCGCCGACGAATTCGTGCAGATCCGCATCGGCGGCGACATGGCGCTGTTCGCCGGGCTGGGTCGGCTGCTGCTGGAGGCCGACGACCGGGCGCCGGGCAGCGTGGTGGACCGGGACTTCATCGCCGCGCACTGCGCGAATTTCGAAGCGTACGAGGCGAATACCCGCGCAGTCGATCTCGACACCGTGGTGGAGGCGACTGGCGTCGACCGTCAGCAGCTGGAGCGGGTTGCCGCGATGATGGCCGCATCGCAGCGCACGGTGGTGTGCTGGGCGATGGGGCTCACCCAGCACCGCCACGCGGTGCCGATGATTGCTGAGATCACCAACGTGCTGCTGCTGCGGGGCATGATCGGCAAGCCGGGGGCCGGGGTGTGCCCGGTGCGCGGACATTCCAACGTCCAGGGCGACCGCACCATGGGCATCTGGGAGCAGATGCCCGAGGCATTCCTGGCGGCGCTGGACCGCCGCTTCGGGATCGTCAGCCCGCGCGACCATGGCCTCGATACAGTCAATGCAATTAGGGCCATGCGCGACGGCAGGGCCAAGGTGTTCATGGGGATGGGCGGCAATTTCGCGCTGGCCACACCGGACACGGCTGTCACCGAGGCTGCGTTGCGTAATTGCTCACTGACGGTCCAGGTTTCGACGAAGCTGAACCGCAGCCACGTCGTCCACGGTGCGACGGCCCTGATCCTGCCGTCACTGGGCCGCACCGACCGTGACATTCAGAACGGCGTGAAACAGCAGGTGTCCGTTGAAGATTCGATGTCAATGGTGCATCTGTCGCGGGGCAGCCTGCAGCCGCCGAGCGACCAGGTGCGCAGCGAGGTGGCCATCGTCTGTCAGCTGGCCCGCACGCTGCTCGGGCCGGACCACCCAGTGCCGTGGGAGACGTTCAACGCCGACTACGACACCATCCGCGACGCGATCGCGGACGTGGTGCCGGGCTGCGAGGACTACAACACGAAGGTGCGCCGGCCCGACGGCTTCCAGCTGCCACATCCGCCCCGGGATGCACGCGAATTCCCCACCAGCACAGGCAAGGCCAACTTCATCGTCAATCCGCTGCAATGGGTGCCGGTGCCCCCGGGGCGGTTGGTGTTGCAGACGCTGCGCAGCCACGACCAGTACAACACCACGATCTACGGGCTCGATGACCGCTACCGCGGGGTCAAAGGCGGCCGCAGGGTGGTGTTCGTCAATCCGGTCGACTTGGAGGCGTTCGGCCTGACCGAGGGCGACCGCGTCGACCTGGTTTCCGAGTTCATGGGCGTGGACGGACAGCTGCAGGAGCGGCGGGCGAAGGACTTCATGGTGGTGGGCTACCAGACGCCCGTGGGCAACGCGGCCGCCTACTATCCCGAGACCAATCCACTGGTAGCGCTGGATCATGTTGCGGTGAAGTCGAATACACCGGTATCCAAGGCGATCGTCATCCGGTTGGAGCCGGCCCAATGGGCCGGGTGA
- the fdhD gene encoding formate dehydrogenase accessory sulfurtransferase FdhD, with amino-acid sequence MGRVTARRRAQHVTADNAVDRPETLVVEEPLEIRVNGTPLAVTMRTPGSDVELAQGFLLTEGIIAHRDDVVSARYCRGDGPDGTTTYNVLDVSLAPGVATPDVTRNFYTTSSCGVCGKASLDAVQLISRYCPGDDPSTITPEVLSALPIRLRDEQALFASTGGLHGAALFTVDGTLLAVREDVGRHNAVDKVIGWAVENDRIPLTATVLLVSGRASFEISQKTVMAGVPVLAAVSAPSSLAVDLATQSGLTLVAFLRGTSMNVYSRADRVRCSSRVTRA; translated from the coding sequence ATGGGCCGGGTGACGGCGCGGCGACGCGCCCAGCACGTCACTGCCGACAACGCGGTCGACCGCCCCGAGACGCTGGTCGTGGAGGAGCCGCTGGAGATTCGCGTCAACGGCACCCCGCTCGCGGTCACGATGCGCACGCCGGGTTCTGATGTCGAACTGGCGCAAGGCTTTTTGCTGACCGAGGGAATCATCGCCCACCGCGACGACGTCGTGAGCGCGCGGTATTGCCGCGGCGACGGCCCAGACGGAACCACCACCTACAACGTGCTGGATGTGTCGCTCGCACCCGGTGTCGCGACGCCAGACGTCACCCGCAACTTCTACACCACGTCGTCGTGCGGGGTGTGCGGCAAGGCATCGCTGGACGCGGTGCAGTTGATCAGCCGCTACTGTCCGGGCGACGACCCCTCCACCATCACCCCAGAAGTGTTGTCGGCCTTGCCTATCCGGCTGCGCGACGAGCAGGCGCTGTTTGCCAGCACCGGTGGCCTGCATGGGGCTGCCCTGTTCACCGTGGACGGCACGCTGCTGGCGGTGCGAGAGGACGTGGGACGTCACAACGCCGTGGACAAGGTGATCGGCTGGGCCGTGGAAAACGACCGGATTCCCTTGACAGCCACGGTGCTGCTGGTTAGCGGCCGGGCGTCGTTCGAGATCAGCCAGAAGACGGTGATGGCCGGCGTGCCCGTGCTAGCAGCTGTTTCGGCGCCGTCGTCGTTGGCAGTCGATCTGGCCACTCAATCGGGGCTGACACTGGTGGCATTCTTACGGGGCACGTCGATGAACGTGTACAGCCGCGCGGACCGGGTGCGCTGCTCCTCGCGGGTGACGCGGGCCTGA
- a CDS encoding CGNR zinc finger domain-containing protein, which translates to MKFSFVSGRACLDFAGTLKFRETSAPEEVLTQPELLSEWALQAGLIHTAIHVTAAELADAIALREAIYRTATARLELHRPKAADVDLLNGHARQPRLTPRLHRSGSVRREGTTSQLLATLAADLLDLLASPDIESVKRCSHPRCSRLYVDASRAKNRHWCGMATCGNRAKVEAFRARQRAAAR; encoded by the coding sequence GTGAAGTTCAGCTTTGTGAGCGGACGCGCCTGCCTTGACTTCGCAGGCACGCTGAAGTTTCGAGAGACTTCAGCGCCCGAAGAGGTGTTGACGCAGCCTGAACTGCTCTCGGAATGGGCCCTTCAGGCGGGATTGATCCATACGGCCATCCACGTCACTGCCGCCGAGCTCGCTGACGCGATCGCACTGCGCGAGGCCATTTATCGGACCGCTACTGCCCGGCTCGAACTCCACCGGCCCAAAGCCGCCGACGTCGACTTGCTCAACGGGCACGCAAGGCAACCCAGGCTGACACCGCGATTGCACCGGAGCGGGTCTGTTCGCCGTGAGGGCACCACGTCGCAACTGCTGGCGACCCTGGCCGCAGACCTACTCGACCTGCTCGCCAGCCCCGACATCGAGAGCGTCAAACGCTGCTCGCACCCCCGCTGCTCACGCCTCTACGTGGACGCGTCTCGAGCGAAGAACCGGCATTGGTGCGGGATGGCCACGTGCGGCAATCGCGCCAAGGTCGAAGCCTTCCGGGCTCGCCAACGCGCCGCCGCCCGCTGA